The Populus trichocarpa isolate Nisqually-1 chromosome 2, P.trichocarpa_v4.1, whole genome shotgun sequence genome has a window encoding:
- the LOC7471990 gene encoding F-box/kelch-repeat protein OR23 — MSNRRKALLAFSKIFLPNKLKRSSSCCCQGSLEKRRKKKKKKKKKEMETYASSSLSQLQINETQTLIPGLPNDIASLILSLIPYSHHARVKPTCKSWHTFLSSTEALFSLRRHPRRSNHLLIIFPQDPSISAPYLFDPQNLAWRPLPRMPCNPNVYGLCNFTSISMGPNLYVLGGSLFDTRSFPMDRPSPTSSVFRFNFVDFLWEKLCPMLSPRGSFACAAVPDSGQIIVAGGGSRHAWFGAAGSRISSVERYDVGKGEWVAIEGLPRYRAGCVGFLSGDGDEREFWVMGGYGESRTISGIFPVDEYYKDAVVMDLKKSGCGKWREVGDMWSDAGRGRLGKIVVVEEDEGRPAVFMLDENEIFRYDMASNSWQRESIVPRKAPHNSSCGFAVLDGELHVMTFLRGDDLVKTQRSRQQKRGGTLFVQIYHPKKKTWRSLVTRPPFCHSLDFKTAIMCTIRL, encoded by the exons atgtcaaATCGACGGAAGGCCCTTTTAGCcttttcaaaaatctttttgCCCAACAAGCTAAAAAGAAGCAGCTCCTGCTGCTGCCAAGGATCGcttgaaaagagaagaaagaagaagaagaagaagaagaagaaggaaatggagaCATATGCCTCGTCATCATTATCACAGCTTCAAATTAATGAAACCCAAACCCTAATTCCAGGTCTGCCAAACGACATCGCATCACTAATTCTGTCATTGATCCCATACTCGCACCATGCCCGCGTCAAACCTACTTGCAAATCGTGGCACACCTTTCTCTCCTCAACCGAAGCCCTATTTTCACTCCGCCGTCATCCCCGCCGCTCTAACCACCTCTTAATAATCTTCCCGCAGGATCCATCCATCTCTGCTCCTTACCTATTCGACCCGCAAAACCTGGCTTGGCGTCCACTTCCACGCATGCCATGTAACCCTAACGTCTACGGACTCTGCAATTTCACTTCCATTTCGATGGGCCCTAATCTATATGTTCTAGGTGGGTCTCTCTTCGACACCCGGTCTTTCCCCATGGACCGTCCTTCTCCAACATCGTCTGTTTTTCGgtttaattttgttgatttcttgTGGGAGAAACTGTGTCCAATGTTGTCACCGCGTGGTTCTTTTGCCTGTGCGGCGGTACCTGATTCGGGGCAGATAATTGTGGCTGGAGGAGGGTCGAGGCATGCGTGGTTTGGTGCGGCGGGGAGTAGGATAAGTTCGGTGGAGAGGTATGATGTTGGGAAGGGTGAGTGGGTGGCAATAGAAGGGTTGCCGAGATACAGGGCAGGGTGTGTGGGTTTTTTGAGTGGGGATGGGGATGAAAGGGAGTTTTGGGTGATGGGAGGTTATGGAGAGTCGAGGACGATTTCGGGGATTTTTCCTGTGGATGAGTATTATAAGGATGCTGTTGTGATGGACCTGAAGAAGAGTGGATGTGGGAAGTGGAGGGAGGTTGGCGATATGTGGAGTGATGCGGGTAGAGGGAGGCTCGGGAAGATTGTTGTTGTCGAGGAGGATGAGGGCCGGCCTGCTGTTTTTATGCTTGATGAGAATGAGATTTTCAG ATATGACATGGCTTCAAACTCTTGGCAGAGAGAGTCCATTGTACCTCGAAAAGCTCCTCACAACTCCTCATGTGGTTTTGCTGTGTTGGATGGGGAGCTACATGTAATGACTTTTCTGCGAGGAGATGATTTAGTCAAAACTCAAAGGTCACGGCAGCAGAAGAGGGGAGGAACACTTTTCGTCCAAATCTATCATCCTAAGAAGAAGACATGGAGATCACTCGTTACAAGACCACCATTCTGTCACTCGTTGGATTTCAAGACTGCAATTATGTGCACCATTCGGCTTTAG